A region of the Pleurocapsa minor HA4230-MV1 genome:
TTGCTCTAGATCGAGTTAAGTTAAGAGACGAATTGGATCTAGCCCAAGATATCCAAAGAAATCAGGACGATCGACAGCAGCTAGAACAACAGAATCTCAACCACAAGATATCAGAACTACTAAAAGAAAATCAGGCTGCATTACAAAGTCTTCAGACTAAAATTAGCCGTCAATCATCAGCGACGGGCGATTTTATCAATCAAATCTCAGAAATGAGCCAAAAGACTAACGCAATTATTAATGAAGATAATATTAACGTTGCCAGAAAAGCGATCGCCCCAACCACAGATAAAATCGAGATGCTCAATCAGTCGCACCAAATGGTTAACCCGATCGACGATCTCAAAGAAAAGATGGATTACCCAGTCAAACCAACAAAACCAGCTCAGTTACCAATGGGAGAAATTAACGTTGAAGTGAGTGAGATAACTTTAAACCCACCAAACATATATAATCCTGAGCTAGATTTCATTACAGGACAATTTACTGAAAGCTCTCAATCAGCACCGAGTTTAATCTTAATGAATCAATTTATCGGCGAGATTACTAATTTATCCAGTCAGATTTCCCAGCAATCTTTATTCGTCACCGAGTCTTTCCAGAAGCTTGCTGCATTTACCAGAGAGCTATCAGAACAGGATAAGTCTTAAAATCATAATCATTAATCAGACTTGGTAGTGTAGCAATATTACTAATCTAAAGGTATAAAACCTGCTTTAGTGATTAGCTTTTGACCTTGAGGTGTTAGCAGGAAATTGGCATAAGCTTGACCGATTTGTGAATCAGCTCTATTTTCCACAAATGTCACATATAGATAGTGAGTTAAAGGATATTGGGCAGTACGCAGTGCTTGAAAATTTGATTTATTACGACGTTTGGGACAATCAGAAGCAGGTACAAGAGGCTGTTGATAAGGAGCTACTAAGTCATCTTTTGCCCGCCCTAGAGGCAATAGTTTAATTGAACATTGGGAAATAATTGCTGCGGTGGAATCATAGTAAATCCCCCCAGGATGACTGGCTAGTTGACGAAGAGCTTCAGTTGTTGTGGGGACAAATTCTACGTTTAGAGCAAACTGTTGATTTTGCAGAATTTTCAGCTTAAAAATATCAACTAGATCTCCCGTGCTAGGAGGACGAGAATAAACAGTAATTGGTAAATCTAGACCACCTACCTCTCGCCAATTAGAAATTTTCCCCGTGTAAATTGCTTGGAGTTGACTCTTAGTCAAACCAGGGACATTGAGTTTAGGGTGAACAGCTACAGCAAGACTGTCCACAGCTACTGGTACTTGTTTAAGCTTTAAACCTTGTTGTTTGGCTAATGCATATTCTTCTGGACTTAGAGAATAAGAAGACTGTACAAAAGCTAACTGACCCTTGAGTAGCATTGCGATCGCTGGTCTAGAGCCTGGCGGTTGATTTTTTGGTTGTATATAGCGTAACTGTATTTCTGGTCGCTCTGACTGAATAACTGAATCTACTGCTAAACGTAGAGAAGCCCAAGCAGTGCTACCACCATAGTTAAAAACCCCAGTTGCGACATTTGGTACGCGAGCAAAATCAGGAATATTTTGGCTATTTTCCGTAATTTCTAGGCTGGATTGGGATAATTGCCCAATTCCTCTGCCAATTAATCCGATTGACCATGCCAAAGCAATCAAAGCTGCCATACCTACAGTAATTAAAGTCAACTTTTCATAGCTTCTCTCACGCAGATTACCCATAACATTAATTGAAGAGTAAGTAATATATTGATTCTTTTTTCATACTACGTGAAAATGACGACTAAAGATTTGTCTAATTTTTTTCTTGGTTACATGGCAGAATAACCTGTCACGCAAGGTATAGAATAACTAACTTTTGCTTGTAACTAACAATAAATAAATCAATGTAGACAAAAGAAATTTTGAGGAGTTTGTGTTAATTTGTATACAATAGAGTTTTAAGTAATTTTACGGAAGAGATTTTGCCAACATTGTTTTGTCGGATCGCACAAGGTACAAATGATTAGGATTAAAAGTATGAGTTTAAGAACAAAAAGATCAAGAAATAAAGTCAATCTCAAAACTTAGATTTAGAGAGCAAGCAAGATAAAATTCATTTAATCAATTTGATCTGAGCAGTACGATACTAAAAATTATCTGGAATAGTTTAATAATTTTTTTAAAATAATAAATCTTAGTTTTTTCAAGGTTGCGGAAGCTATCTATCAAAATGATCAATGATTCAATCTCCTAATATAGAACAAAACAACCATCAAAATCTTGAAGAACTTTTCAAAGTTACTGTCGAAACAACTAGAAAAAACCTTAAGTGCGATCGCGTCATAATCTATGATGCAAGTGAATTACCTCGATCAGAAGTGATAGCAGAATCTGTTGACTCTGTATATGCTGGGATTTTGGGACAGACAATTATAGATCCTTTTTTAGGAGGTGATTATTTAGAAACGTATTGCTATGGTCAGGCTGTGGCTATAGATAATATAGACAACGCAAATATAGCTCAAAATCAATTAGAAGATTTAAAAAAGTTAAAGATCAAAAGTCTGGCGATCGCTCCAATTTCTGTTGACAATAAGTTATTAGCATTTTTAGTTGCTCATCAATGTTCTAGACTTCAACCCTGGCATTCTCAAGCAGTCGCTCTTTTGACAGAGAAAGCTAACATAACGGGCTATGCTCTGGCAAGTATTCTCAAAGCTGAGAAGTCAAAAGTCAATTTTACCAAACAGGCAATAGAGACTCAACAGGAAGGAAATTCTCAAACAATGGATCGAGCAAAAAATGTAAATGAGAACGGAAATGGGAAGATTAAACCGATA
Encoded here:
- a CDS encoding substrate-binding domain-containing protein is translated as MGNLRERSYEKLTLITVGMAALIALAWSIGLIGRGIGQLSQSSLEITENSQNIPDFARVPNVATGVFNYGGSTAWASLRLAVDSVIQSERPEIQLRYIQPKNQPPGSRPAIAMLLKGQLAFVQSSYSLSPEEYALAKQQGLKLKQVPVAVDSLAVAVHPKLNVPGLTKSQLQAIYTGKISNWREVGGLDLPITVYSRPPSTGDLVDIFKLKILQNQQFALNVEFVPTTTEALRQLASHPGGIYYDSTAAIISQCSIKLLPLGRAKDDLVAPYQQPLVPASDCPKRRNKSNFQALRTAQYPLTHYLYVTFVENRADSQIGQAYANFLLTPQGQKLITKAGFIPLD